In one window of Paraflavitalea soli DNA:
- a CDS encoding PDDEXK-like family protein: MAEISRNNTGLAGEYFVAAELYRRGWSVGMTIGNAKAVDVFAEKEDIMVQIQVKSIYKRAHSGWPMMNDRVKKDCIYIFVNLNADIMDKPDYYICTSEEALDAIDQYTTRGIVTLGKMKKSGCKDQWDKLSVQSKAVKKLRK; this comes from the coding sequence ATGGCTGAAATATCGAGGAACAATACCGGTCTCGCAGGCGAGTATTTTGTAGCCGCTGAACTTTACCGTCGAGGTTGGTCAGTAGGTATGACAATCGGTAATGCCAAAGCAGTAGACGTTTTCGCAGAAAAAGAAGACATAATGGTGCAAATACAAGTCAAATCCATTTACAAACGGGCTCATAGCGGGTGGCCAATGATGAATGACAGGGTAAAAAAAGACTGTATTTACATTTTCGTCAATCTTAATGCCGACATTATGGACAAACCGGATTATTATATATGTACCAGCGAGGAAGCGCTGGATGCTATCGACCAGTATACAACCAGGGGCATTGTGACATTGGGAAAAATGAAGAAGTCTGGCTGCAAAGATCAATGGGACAAGTTAAGTGTCCAATCAAAGGCGGTTAAGAAATTACGAAAATAA
- a CDS encoding ankyrin repeat domain-containing protein: MKRLLTLLFVGVSLLTQAQNNTLLDQAFWKTNPDLATVKAAVEKGNSPSELNRSSFDPVVYAINANASTEVITFLLEQKGNEPNKITHDSRTYIFWSAARGNLPVVEYLISKGAKLDLVDSHGSTALGFAANAGQANTKVYDALVSAGADIKQKNQEGASLLLTAIANDKDQVLTNYFIAKGLSLQDTDAAGNTAFNYVARSGNIDLMKSLLQKGVKYTDQAFLMAAQGRGAAGSGNGMPVYQYLESLKLKPAVVNKNGENLLHYLARKPNQQEVISYFISRGVNINQADNEGNTPFMNAAASNKDTATLALLLPAKSINLANKKGLTALAMAVRSNSPGIVQYLVNKGADLNAVDAAGNNLAFYLIQSYNGQGPAQEAFNAKMKVLQQAGFSLTTPQKDGNTLYHLAIAKGDIALLKKIETLQVDVNAKNKEGLTVLHKAAMLSKDDSILKYLLSIGAKKEATTAFEETAWQLAKENEFLTKSHVSIDFLK; the protein is encoded by the coding sequence ATGAAACGACTATTGACCCTCCTTTTCGTAGGAGTATCCCTGCTCACCCAGGCCCAGAACAATACCTTGCTGGACCAGGCTTTCTGGAAAACCAACCCCGACCTGGCCACCGTAAAGGCAGCCGTGGAGAAAGGCAACAGTCCTTCCGAGTTAAACAGGTCTTCCTTCGACCCCGTAGTCTACGCCATCAATGCCAATGCCTCCACGGAAGTGATCACCTTCCTGCTGGAACAAAAAGGCAATGAGCCCAACAAAATAACCCATGATTCCCGTACCTATATCTTCTGGTCAGCCGCCCGGGGCAACCTGCCGGTAGTAGAATACCTCATCAGCAAAGGCGCAAAACTCGACCTGGTAGATAGCCACGGCAGTACCGCACTCGGTTTCGCCGCCAACGCCGGACAAGCCAATACAAAAGTGTACGACGCCCTGGTAAGCGCAGGCGCCGATATCAAACAAAAGAACCAGGAGGGTGCCAGCCTGCTGTTAACGGCAATTGCCAATGACAAAGACCAGGTGCTCACCAATTATTTTATTGCCAAAGGGCTTTCCTTACAGGATACCGACGCGGCTGGCAACACGGCCTTCAACTATGTAGCCCGGTCCGGCAATATCGACCTCATGAAGTCGCTCCTGCAAAAAGGGGTGAAATACACCGACCAGGCTTTCCTGATGGCTGCACAGGGTAGGGGAGCTGCCGGCTCCGGCAATGGCATGCCGGTATACCAATACCTCGAAAGCCTTAAGCTAAAACCTGCCGTGGTAAACAAGAATGGTGAAAACCTGCTGCACTACCTGGCGCGCAAGCCCAACCAACAGGAGGTCATCAGCTATTTCATCAGTCGCGGGGTGAATATTAACCAGGCCGATAATGAAGGCAATACACCTTTCATGAATGCTGCTGCTTCCAACAAGGACACTGCCACCCTGGCCCTGCTATTGCCCGCGAAAAGCATTAACCTGGCCAACAAGAAAGGCCTCACGGCACTGGCCATGGCGGTCAGGAGCAATTCACCCGGGATCGTTCAATACCTGGTGAACAAAGGCGCTGACCTGAATGCTGTTGACGCTGCCGGCAATAACCTGGCTTTCTATCTGATACAATCTTATAATGGCCAGGGTCCTGCACAGGAAGCCTTCAACGCCAAAATGAAAGTGTTGCAGCAGGCCGGTTTCAGCCTGACCACACCGCAAAAAGATGGCAATACCTTGTATCACCTGGCCATCGCGAAGGGTGATATTGCATTGCTCAAAAAGATCGAAACCCTGCAGGTGGATGTAAATGCAAAGAACAAAGAAGGCCTCACGGTACTGCACAAAGCAGCCATGCTGTCCAAAGATGATTCCATACTGAAATACCTGTTGAGTATTGGCGCAAAGAAAGAAGCGACCACTGCCTTCGAGGAAACAGCCTGGCAACTGGCCAAAGAAAACGAGTTCCTTACAAAGTCCCATGTCTCTATTGATTTCTTAAAATAA
- a CDS encoding VOC family protein translates to MKKVTGIGGIFFKCKDPNKMREWYKEHLGINSTQYGATFEWFEGDDSTKKGQTQWNPFPETTKYFQPSTKDFMINYRVDNLEALVEELKKSGVTIVDAIESYDYGKFVHILDAEGNKIQLWEPKD, encoded by the coding sequence ATGAAAAAAGTAACAGGTATTGGCGGCATCTTTTTCAAATGCAAGGACCCTAACAAAATGAGGGAATGGTATAAAGAACACCTTGGTATAAACAGCACCCAATACGGGGCCACCTTTGAGTGGTTTGAAGGGGATGACAGCACGAAGAAAGGGCAAACGCAATGGAATCCGTTTCCCGAAACGACCAAATACTTTCAACCTTCCACCAAAGACTTTATGATCAATTACCGGGTTGATAACCTGGAAGCGCTGGTGGAGGAATTAAAAAAGAGCGGCGTGACGATTGTAGACGCCATCGAATCTTACGATTACGGCAAGTTTGTGCATATACTCGATGCAGAAGGCAACAAAATACAGTTGTGGGAACCCAAAGATTGA
- a CDS encoding helix-turn-helix domain-containing protein translates to MIIAYKEFRPSIALQPYVENYWLQVFDGDPSEESPHQVCLPLGMVQIIVHVNQPDCGVWQGNDWQPLPHALFAGVYNNAVTWKAKGYAVCFGINFKPESLTRLFRIPAAALFNDYTDVSNFEDAAIDEMVDRMYGVEEPAQLIRIAETYLQAKVKKIHCRQQYWQRAACLIREAKGNISIESLCKDLYISERQLQRSFRDTLGASPKTYTRIIRFRNAYRQVRHAAHKKISWASLSYDHGYADQAHFIRDFKEFSGVSPSLITDREGPFYQLSTDLFGK, encoded by the coding sequence ATGATTATTGCTTATAAAGAGTTCAGGCCCTCCATAGCCCTGCAGCCCTATGTAGAGAACTACTGGCTACAGGTATTTGACGGCGATCCCTCCGAGGAGTCGCCCCACCAGGTATGCCTGCCCCTCGGCATGGTGCAGATCATTGTGCATGTGAACCAGCCCGATTGCGGCGTATGGCAAGGCAACGATTGGCAGCCACTGCCCCATGCGCTCTTTGCCGGTGTATACAACAATGCCGTGACCTGGAAAGCCAAAGGGTATGCCGTATGTTTCGGGATCAATTTCAAACCGGAGTCCCTCACCCGGTTATTCAGGATACCCGCCGCAGCCCTGTTCAATGACTATACCGATGTAAGCAATTTCGAGGATGCTGCCATCGATGAAATGGTAGACCGTATGTATGGCGTGGAAGAGCCGGCGCAACTGATCCGTATAGCGGAAACCTACTTGCAGGCGAAGGTGAAAAAGATCCACTGCCGGCAGCAATACTGGCAACGAGCGGCCTGTCTTATCCGCGAAGCCAAAGGCAATATATCTATTGAGTCCCTTTGTAAAGACCTGTATATAAGTGAAAGGCAGTTGCAGCGTAGTTTTCGTGACACCCTCGGCGCCAGCCCGAAAACTTATACGCGCATCATCCGCTTCAGGAATGCCTACCGGCAGGTGCGGCATGCTGCCCACAAAAAGATATCCTGGGCATCGCTTTCCTATGACCACGGCTATGCCGACCAGGCGCATTTTATCAGGGATTTCAAGGAGTTTTCCGGCGTCAGCCCCTCACTGATCACCGACCGGGAAGGGCCCTTTTACCAGCTAAGTACCGACTTGTTCGGCAAATAG
- a CDS encoding PepSY domain-containing protein, giving the protein MTISVWRYSHFALAVSSFLFITLAAVTGIVLSFEPITGKVPSYKADHFNQLTLAETIPALKRSFSSVTSMRVDANQFVVVKGTDTSGKALEAYVDPSTGKVLGTPHKQHAFYQWVTALHRSLFLHEAGRFFVGLTSFLLLLIAISGTVLVIRRQRGWKRFFTRIVKDNFAQYYHVVLGRLSLIPIILIALTGTWLSMARFGLLTEKKVVHHIDENTIREEPVRQPAAFPVFKQVLLSQVQTVDYPFSEFPEDYYTLKLKDREIVVNQLTGEKLSEVIYPVTTTLSRLSLDWHTGRVSILWAIVLAIACLNILFFIYSGFAISLKRLAGRSRNKYKPEQCRFIILAGSENGSTMAFAKALQGQLIANGEMAYCTDLNNYQTFPQAEHIIILTSTYGLGDAPANANRFASLVKKYQQQPGVHFSVVGFGSHAYPDFCQFAFEVNNLLSLQPWALPLLEIHTINDKSPDQFNQWLVTWSQKVGLTGIALPETMKQKPAGLETMTVIEKTAITHADEPFIVRIKPSWRNKYTSGDLLAVYPADDYRERLYSIGKVGGHIQLSVKRHPDGLGSTYLYHLRPGDTIQARVVPNPHFLFPQQAPAVIMISNGTGIAPFLGMIEENNQLSECYLYCGFRYKLSFEPFAAALNEHMAANKLDGLQVAYSREEEKQYVKDLLANDADFVAQTLARGGVLMLCGSLSMQHDIIAWLETVCQERNGKSISHYQSHGQVLMDCY; this is encoded by the coding sequence ATGACCATTTCTGTTTGGAGATACAGCCATTTCGCACTGGCCGTATCTTCTTTTCTTTTTATCACCCTGGCTGCTGTAACCGGCATCGTCCTTTCTTTTGAGCCCATCACGGGCAAGGTACCTTCTTATAAGGCAGACCATTTTAACCAGCTCACACTCGCGGAAACCATCCCCGCACTCAAACGATCCTTTTCCTCCGTCACCTCCATGCGTGTGGATGCCAACCAGTTTGTGGTAGTGAAAGGAACAGACACCAGCGGCAAAGCCCTGGAAGCCTATGTAGATCCCTCTACTGGTAAGGTGCTGGGTACGCCGCACAAACAACACGCCTTTTACCAATGGGTCACTGCCCTGCACCGGTCGTTGTTCTTACATGAGGCGGGCAGGTTCTTTGTGGGATTGACCTCTTTCCTCTTATTGTTGATTGCTATATCCGGTACGGTATTGGTCATCCGGCGTCAGCGGGGCTGGAAACGTTTTTTCACCCGCATCGTTAAAGATAATTTTGCACAGTACTACCATGTCGTATTGGGGCGCCTGTCACTGATCCCTATTATCCTGATTGCGCTTACAGGTACCTGGTTGTCCATGGCCCGCTTTGGCCTGTTGACAGAAAAGAAGGTCGTGCACCACATTGATGAGAACACCATCAGGGAAGAGCCAGTCCGCCAACCGGCAGCCTTTCCTGTTTTTAAGCAGGTGCTGCTGTCGCAGGTACAAACGGTTGACTATCCTTTTTCCGAATTTCCCGAAGATTATTATACCCTGAAGTTGAAGGACCGCGAGATCGTGGTAAACCAGTTGACCGGCGAAAAGCTGAGTGAGGTCATCTACCCGGTGACCACCACTTTGTCGCGCCTGAGCCTCGACTGGCATACGGGCCGCGTAAGTATTCTATGGGCCATCGTTCTGGCCATCGCCTGCCTCAACATCCTGTTCTTTATCTACTCTGGTTTTGCCATCAGCCTCAAAAGGCTGGCTGGCCGCAGCAGGAACAAATACAAACCGGAGCAATGTCGCTTCATCATTTTGGCAGGCTCCGAGAATGGCAGCACCATGGCCTTTGCCAAAGCATTGCAGGGACAACTGATCGCCAATGGCGAGATGGCTTATTGTACAGATCTCAATAACTACCAGACGTTTCCCCAGGCCGAACATATTATTATCCTTACGTCTACCTATGGGTTGGGTGATGCTCCTGCCAATGCCAACCGGTTTGCCTCCCTGGTCAAAAAATACCAGCAGCAGCCCGGTGTCCACTTTTCCGTGGTAGGGTTTGGGTCGCACGCTTACCCCGACTTCTGCCAATTTGCTTTTGAGGTCAACAACCTGCTCTCCTTGCAGCCCTGGGCCCTGCCCTTGCTGGAAATACATACCATCAATGATAAGTCGCCCGACCAGTTCAACCAATGGCTGGTCACCTGGTCGCAGAAAGTGGGACTCACGGGTATTGCATTGCCCGAAACAATGAAGCAAAAACCAGCTGGCCTGGAAACGATGACTGTGATAGAAAAGACAGCCATCACCCATGCCGATGAACCTTTTATTGTACGCATCAAACCTTCCTGGAGGAATAAATATACTTCCGGCGACCTGCTGGCTGTTTACCCCGCCGACGATTACCGCGAACGCCTGTACTCGATCGGCAAAGTAGGCGGCCATATCCAACTCAGCGTAAAACGCCACCCCGATGGATTGGGCTCTACTTATTTGTACCACCTCAGGCCCGGCGATACCATTCAGGCGCGTGTAGTGCCCAACCCGCATTTCCTGTTTCCGCAGCAAGCGCCCGCTGTGATCATGATCTCCAATGGTACCGGCATTGCGCCCTTCCTGGGTATGATCGAAGAGAATAACCAGTTGTCGGAATGTTATTTGTACTGCGGCTTTCGCTACAAGTTGTCGTTTGAACCTTTTGCGGCAGCATTGAATGAGCATATGGCGGCTAATAAGCTGGATGGCCTGCAGGTAGCCTATTCACGGGAAGAAGAAAAACAATACGTGAAGGACCTGCTGGCCAACGATGCCGACTTTGTGGCGCAAACGCTGGCAAGAGGCGGTGTATTGATGCTGTGTGGCTCTCTGTCTATGCAGCATGATATAATTGCCTGGCTGGAAACCGTATGCCAGGAGCGAAATGGCAAGAGCATCAGCCATTACCAATCCCACGGGCAGGTGCTGATGGACTGCTATTAA
- a CDS encoding macro domain-containing protein, which translates to MRIILADLSSKMVEAWRAFFDNVQDVLIIEGDITRTECNAIVSPANSFGFMDGGLDYALSERFGWDLEKKLQQEIKALPEGELLIGQALLMETGDRVVPFLISAPTMRIPTNFNIDTSINAYLAMKAILIKAKGDARISSVAIPGLCTGVGRMQPIIAARQMYQAYKEIILGERMGFATFGDAQKYHWNLNPQAMIWTH; encoded by the coding sequence ATGAGAATCATATTAGCCGATCTCTCCTCCAAAATGGTAGAAGCCTGGAGAGCCTTTTTTGACAACGTACAAGACGTGCTTATCATTGAAGGCGATATCACCCGTACAGAGTGTAACGCGATCGTAAGTCCAGCCAACTCTTTTGGCTTTATGGATGGAGGACTTGATTATGCATTGTCTGAAAGATTCGGGTGGGACCTGGAAAAGAAGCTGCAACAAGAGATCAAGGCACTTCCGGAAGGGGAGTTATTGATAGGACAGGCTTTGCTGATGGAAACAGGCGACAGGGTCGTGCCTTTTCTTATTTCAGCACCCACCATGCGCATTCCTACCAACTTCAATATAGATACTTCTATCAATGCTTACCTGGCTATGAAAGCTATCCTTATTAAGGCAAAAGGAGATGCCAGGATATCATCCGTAGCAATACCAGGTCTTTGCACCGGCGTTGGCCGCATGCAACCCATCATAGCTGCCAGACAAATGTACCAGGCTTACAAAGAAATAATCCTTGGTGAGCGGATGGGCTTTGCCACTTTTGGAGATGCACAGAAATATCATTGGAACCTCAATCCCCAGGCGATGATCTGGACCCATTGA
- a CDS encoding c-type cytochrome gives MKRFLYLATVAMSTAFIACNETAGKDGDKEPVTEAQLAARGKYLVTVIGCGDCHTPKIMTPQGPVPDTTKLLSGYDVAAGPLGQFDTAITRDGRWALLKGDLTAAVGPWGITYAANLTPDDTGLGGWTYDNFRRAIKEGKYRGVEQSRPLMPPMPTQSLAQLTDEDVKSIYEYLKTIKPVKNLVPQAVLNPPPPPAAH, from the coding sequence ATGAAGCGATTCCTGTACCTGGCTACCGTAGCCATGAGCACTGCATTTATTGCCTGTAACGAAACGGCCGGCAAAGACGGCGATAAAGAACCAGTCACCGAAGCACAACTGGCAGCAAGAGGTAAATACCTGGTAACCGTTATTGGCTGTGGCGATTGCCATACACCCAAGATCATGACCCCGCAAGGACCTGTGCCGGATACAACAAAACTCCTCTCCGGATACGATGTGGCGGCTGGTCCTCTTGGCCAGTTTGATACCGCCATCACCCGCGATGGAAGATGGGCCTTGTTGAAGGGCGACCTCACCGCAGCAGTAGGCCCCTGGGGCATTACCTATGCCGCCAACCTCACGCCCGATGATACCGGCCTCGGCGGCTGGACCTACGACAATTTCAGGAGGGCCATCAAAGAAGGTAAATACCGTGGTGTGGAGCAGTCACGCCCCCTTATGCCGCCAATGCCTACGCAGTCATTGGCGCAGCTGACCGATGAAGATGTAAAGTCTATTTATGAATACCTGAAGACCATCAAACCTGTTAAGAACCTGGTGCCACAGGCGGTATTGAATCCGCCGCCACCACCGGCTGCACATTAA
- a CDS encoding tautomerase family protein: MPYIKIEVTREEVTREKKQQLIKGVTDLITNILNKDPHLTHVVIQEIELDDWGYAGEQVSVLREKGITADKK, from the coding sequence ATGCCATACATTAAAATTGAAGTGACACGCGAAGAGGTCACGCGCGAAAAAAAGCAACAACTCATCAAAGGAGTAACAGACCTGATCACGAACATACTGAACAAAGACCCACACCTCACGCATGTGGTGATACAGGAAATAGAGCTTGACGACTGGGGCTACGCCGGGGAGCAGGTCTCTGTATTGCGTGAAAAAGGAATCACGGCGGATAAAAAATAA
- a CDS encoding nuclear transport factor 2 family protein, whose product MKQLLFTALLICCWWNSSAQIKSTMETQQHDSTAIAQALENYYFKGIYTGDLTLLHQVYQPGILLFGDVKGKPYAKTLDQYLDGVKNRQSPKAEGSAFKGTILNIRVVNSIAVAEVTVKMYAFIYHEFLSFHQINGQWVIVNKMLTDVSQ is encoded by the coding sequence ATGAAACAACTATTATTTACGGCGCTGCTAATCTGCTGCTGGTGGAACAGCAGTGCCCAAATCAAATCAACCATGGAAACGCAACAACATGATTCAACAGCCATCGCACAAGCATTGGAAAACTACTATTTCAAAGGCATCTACACAGGTGATCTGACCTTACTACACCAGGTGTACCAGCCCGGCATTCTGCTTTTTGGTGACGTAAAAGGCAAGCCTTACGCCAAAACGCTGGATCAATACCTGGACGGTGTAAAGAACCGGCAAAGCCCGAAAGCTGAAGGCTCGGCTTTCAAGGGGACAATTTTAAACATCCGGGTGGTTAACTCGATCGCTGTGGCAGAGGTAACGGTAAAAATGTATGCATTCATTTATCATGAGTTCTTATCGTTTCACCAGATCAATGGCCAATGGGTGATCGTGAACAAAATGCTCACAGACGTGAGCCAGTAG
- a CDS encoding DUF2271 domain-containing protein has protein sequence MMKSAYKLILVLIALYFLPGTGNAQNATSTPYKCMVQMTNYVGEGAYIVVSLIDSKGKYEKTLRVMGADKKWYPSLKSWHEFRSKKPANIDAVTGASVTGGDRSVTVLEIDNAKINAGYKLRFETAVEDKKYYEKDLEIPLTTEGLAAKSEGTGYIRYVRLAQN, from the coding sequence ATGATGAAGAGTGCTTATAAACTGATCCTGGTATTGATCGCATTGTATTTCCTGCCCGGTACCGGCAATGCACAAAATGCCACGAGCACACCATACAAATGCATGGTGCAGATGACCAACTATGTGGGCGAGGGCGCTTACATCGTGGTTTCCCTGATCGATAGCAAAGGCAAATACGAAAAGACATTACGCGTGATGGGCGCCGACAAAAAATGGTACCCCAGCCTGAAATCATGGCATGAGTTCCGTTCTAAAAAGCCCGCCAATATAGATGCCGTTACCGGCGCTTCCGTTACCGGTGGCGATCGCTCGGTAACCGTGCTGGAGATCGACAATGCCAAAATAAATGCAGGCTATAAACTGCGGTTCGAAACAGCCGTAGAAGACAAGAAGTACTACGAAAAAGACCTGGAGATCCCCCTTACGACCGAAGGGCTTGCTGCCAAAAGCGAAGGCACCGGGTATATTCGCTACGTAAGGCTGGCTCAAAACTAA
- a CDS encoding glycoside hydrolase family 32 protein has translation MKSLRYLLFWTLLIAASIPCAEAQTDTGLYKELYRPQLHFSPKAHWMNDPNGMVYNKGIYHLFFQYYPDGSTWGPMHWGHATSPDMLHWKEQAIALYPDSLGYIFSGSAVVDEKNTSGFGKKGQAPLVAIFTSHDPIGEKARTGKYENQSIAYSLDNGITWTKYAGNPVLKNPGIADFRDPKVMWYEASKKWIMTLATQDRITFYSSPNLKEWTRESEFGAKAGAHGGVWECPDLFPLTHAGKQYWILIVNINPGGPNGGSATQYFTGQFDGHGFTANHTNIKWLDYGPDEYAGITWSNTGKRKIFLGWMSNWAYAGEVPTHPWRSAMTIPRELGLANVNGRLLIKSSPVRELKKQEPPLLTITNNRATTTKGYDTVRNEEPYMLTLTADTIKDCSLVLSNKEGEQVIVGYDASANQYYIDRTRSGKTGFNKGFASRHVAPRFATNHTLRLVLVVDRASVELFADDGLTVMTSIFFSKSWLNPGVIDGPRGGDSKIVVSRLGRVWK, from the coding sequence ATGAAATCACTTCGCTACCTGCTGTTTTGGACATTGCTTATAGCTGCTTCCATTCCTTGTGCCGAAGCGCAAACTGACACGGGCCTGTACAAGGAGCTTTACCGGCCGCAACTTCACTTTTCGCCCAAGGCGCATTGGATGAATGATCCAAACGGCATGGTGTACAACAAGGGCATTTATCACCTTTTCTTCCAATATTACCCGGATGGCAGTACCTGGGGGCCTATGCACTGGGGACATGCTACCAGTCCTGATATGCTGCACTGGAAAGAGCAGGCCATCGCGCTGTATCCCGATAGCCTGGGTTATATCTTTTCGGGCAGTGCGGTAGTGGATGAAAAAAATACCAGTGGATTTGGGAAAAAGGGGCAGGCGCCGCTGGTGGCTATTTTTACCAGCCATGACCCGATAGGCGAAAAAGCACGTACCGGCAAATATGAAAACCAAAGCATCGCCTATAGTCTCGACAACGGTATTACCTGGACCAAATACGCCGGCAACCCGGTATTGAAGAACCCGGGCATTGCCGACTTCCGCGATCCGAAAGTGATGTGGTATGAAGCGAGTAAGAAATGGATCATGACACTAGCTACGCAGGACCGCATTACTTTTTACTCATCGCCCAACCTTAAGGAGTGGACGCGTGAAAGCGAGTTTGGCGCCAAGGCAGGCGCGCATGGCGGTGTATGGGAATGCCCCGACCTTTTCCCCCTCACGCATGCAGGCAAACAATATTGGATACTGATCGTGAACATCAATCCAGGCGGTCCCAATGGCGGATCGGCCACGCAATATTTTACGGGGCAGTTTGATGGACATGGCTTCACTGCTAATCATACGAACATCAAATGGCTGGACTATGGACCCGATGAATATGCGGGCATTACCTGGAGCAACACGGGCAAGCGAAAGATATTCCTGGGCTGGATGAGCAACTGGGCCTATGCGGGTGAAGTGCCTACGCATCCCTGGCGCAGTGCGATGACGATACCCCGGGAACTGGGACTGGCCAATGTGAATGGCCGGTTATTGATCAAGTCTTCGCCTGTGCGGGAATTGAAAAAGCAGGAGCCACCGCTGCTGACGATCACCAACAACCGGGCGACAACCACCAAAGGATATGATACAGTGCGCAATGAGGAACCCTATATGCTTACGCTGACAGCTGATACTATTAAAGATTGCTCACTGGTATTGTCCAATAAGGAGGGTGAACAAGTGATCGTAGGGTATGATGCCAGCGCCAACCAGTATTATATTGACCGGACCAGGTCGGGCAAAACGGGCTTCAATAAGGGCTTTGCGAGCCGGCATGTGGCGCCACGCTTTGCCACGAATCATACACTGCGGCTTGTGCTGGTGGTGGACCGCGCTTCTGTGGAGTTGTTTGCTGACGACGGGCTAACGGTGATGACCTCTATTTTCTTTTCGAAAAGCTGGTTGAACCCGGGGGTGATCGATGGACCGCGAGGGGGCGATTCGAAAATAGTGGTGAGCAGGCTGGGGAGGGTATGGAAGTAA